The proteins below come from a single uncultured Dethiosulfovibrio sp. genomic window:
- a CDS encoding AbgT family transporter: MSKEIKKDGVLVKIIRGVEIAGNKLPHPFWLFMGLWALVLGLSHVFEGVTVTKPGSDTTVAVMNLISHKGFEWSVKSMVKNFAGFPPLGLVLVMMIGLGVTTRSGFLENLMKNIAKVPEKFLIFAVFLFGICGNLASDAAIVIVPPLTGALFFSMRKNPIFGLVVGYGAVCAGFTANLFIAGTDLLLAGITTTAYQIVKPGGEVYATANYFFMVASTLLVSALGAVFVSKFMMPVFGEWDEKFDHCQAAQEMHHGDGGFEISEKENKAFRAAMIFTAVYWIGLISYAFVPGSILRDPVKDVLIPSPLIQGLVPILLVYFILVGVIYGKKAGTINSAKELISSMVEGVSGMASYIVIILPIANFIAAFSKSNMAIVMAVKLAESLQNAGFTGFSLLIMIILFSTFVNIFVTSGSTKWAFMAPVIVPMLYYLGYTPELAQLLYRIGDSCTNSITPMMPYFPILLGFASKYDKDAGIGTIVARGLPLSLFFLVFWIVLLGVWYMLNLPLGPGAGIFI, translated from the coding sequence ATGTCAAAGGAAATCAAGAAAGACGGTGTGTTAGTTAAGATAATAAGGGGGGTCGAGATAGCGGGGAACAAGCTCCCCCACCCTTTCTGGCTCTTTATGGGGCTATGGGCTCTGGTCCTCGGACTTTCCCATGTGTTTGAGGGAGTAACTGTCACAAAGCCTGGAAGCGATACTACAGTAGCGGTAATGAACCTCATATCCCACAAGGGATTTGAGTGGTCCGTAAAGAGTATGGTAAAGAACTTCGCCGGATTCCCCCCTCTGGGGCTGGTTCTGGTTATGATGATCGGTCTTGGGGTGACCACCAGATCTGGTTTTCTTGAGAACCTGATGAAAAATATCGCTAAAGTTCCTGAGAAATTCCTGATCTTTGCGGTTTTTCTCTTCGGTATCTGCGGTAACCTGGCCTCCGACGCCGCTATCGTCATAGTTCCCCCTCTTACGGGAGCTCTCTTCTTCTCCATGAGGAAGAACCCTATTTTCGGCCTTGTGGTCGGATACGGTGCGGTCTGTGCGGGATTTACTGCGAACCTCTTTATCGCCGGAACGGACCTCCTTCTGGCAGGTATCACCACCACCGCCTATCAGATCGTGAAGCCCGGCGGTGAGGTCTACGCCACGGCGAACTACTTCTTCATGGTAGCCTCGACCTTGCTTGTCTCCGCCTTAGGCGCGGTGTTCGTCAGCAAGTTCATGATGCCCGTTTTCGGCGAGTGGGACGAGAAGTTCGACCATTGTCAGGCGGCACAGGAGATGCACCACGGTGACGGTGGTTTTGAGATCTCCGAGAAGGAAAACAAGGCCTTCCGGGCGGCTATGATATTCACAGCGGTATACTGGATAGGGCTTATCTCCTACGCTTTCGTTCCCGGAAGTATCCTCAGAGACCCGGTGAAGGACGTGCTTATTCCCTCTCCTCTCATTCAGGGATTGGTGCCCATCCTTTTGGTCTACTTCATACTGGTCGGCGTGATCTACGGTAAAAAAGCGGGAACCATCAACTCCGCCAAAGAGCTTATAAGCTCTATGGTAGAGGGAGTCAGCGGTATGGCCAGCTATATCGTCATAATACTGCCTATCGCTAACTTCATAGCGGCTTTCTCAAAGTCGAATATGGCCATCGTCATGGCGGTAAAGCTCGCCGAGTCACTCCAGAACGCCGGTTTTACCGGGTTCAGCTTGCTGATCATGATAATTTTGTTCTCCACTTTCGTGAATATATTCGTCACCAGTGGATCGACAAAGTGGGCCTTTATGGCCCCTGTGATAGTGCCTATGCTCTACTACTTAGGCTACACCCCTGAGCTGGCACAGCTCCTTTACCGTATAGGCGACTCCTGCACCAACTCTATAACCCCGATGATGCCCTATTTCCCTATCCTTCTGGGTTTTGCGTCAAAGTACGATAAAGACGCGGGAATAGGCACCATAGTCGCAAGAGGGCTTCCTCTTTCGCTTTTCTTCCTGGTGTTCTGGATCGTTCTGCTCGGAGTATGGTACATGCTGAACCTGCCCCTTGGACCTGGCGCAGGCATATTCATATAG
- a CDS encoding ABC transporter permease subunit: MTQAIIISLKILAIDFPLLLLFGTGAGWLLAKKDFVGKAFVETLLMLPLALPPAVLGLYLLMFFGRIPFFRSMGLLFSFPAAAIAALIPALPMVISSARTGFQSVPVSLEDAARTMGKGEIEVFFRISFPLAKRHIMAGLALASARALGDFGVTLMIAGNIPGRTQTLPLYIYGQVETLEFAKANVAAAILAVMGILSLRFVRAMEGGR; this comes from the coding sequence TTGACCCAGGCCATCATAATAAGCCTAAAAATCCTGGCCATAGATTTTCCTCTCCTGCTCCTGTTCGGCACAGGAGCAGGTTGGCTACTGGCTAAAAAGGACTTCGTCGGCAAAGCCTTCGTGGAGACTTTGCTGATGCTTCCTCTGGCCCTTCCACCGGCGGTACTAGGGCTCTATCTCCTCATGTTTTTCGGGAGGATACCTTTTTTTCGGTCTATGGGGCTTTTATTCTCCTTCCCTGCGGCTGCAATAGCGGCCCTGATTCCTGCCCTCCCTATGGTCATATCCTCCGCCAGGACGGGCTTTCAGTCGGTACCCGTATCCCTGGAGGATGCAGCCAGGACCATGGGGAAAGGGGAGATAGAGGTTTTTTTCAGGATATCCTTCCCCTTGGCGAAAAGACACATAATGGCGGGACTGGCCCTTGCCTCCGCCAGAGCCCTGGGCGACTTCGGCGTAACTCTAATGATAGCAGGAAATATCCCAGGAAGGACTCAAACCCTCCCTCTCTACATCTACGGCCAGGTTGAGACCCTGGAGTTCGCCAAGGCCAACGTCGCGGCGGCCATACTGGCGGTCATGGGAATCCTTAGTCTGAGGTTCGTAAGGGCCATGGAGGGAGGCCGTTGA
- a CDS encoding ABC transporter ATP-binding protein, with product MSWLEASFGHREGDFNLSLSMSMEKEISVLFGPSGSGKSMTLRMLCGLIKPSSLGKLKIDGRSIQGSDIWTKPKDRNISIVFQDLALFPHMTVEENVLFPLCKEDTSKGRRWIKRLGLEEKAREMPHRLSGGQRQRTALARALASSPDLLLLDEPFSALDTPLRRSLRRELKELHRETGIPMIYVTHQMEDVCSMGDRVFLMREGSIAGEVDLRNLTSADSASWHHLGWGNMVDGSIQKVRGSTVFEWPGGSVILPPSVKDEGPASAFVPSDRISIVYPYLPLDPSFIGNTMAGTVIERYIMGRSCHLQVDVEGHLWEVEFPSTSYEKLEIEEGSVITMAIRPKDISVIPKDRRKIL from the coding sequence TTGAGTTGGCTTGAGGCGTCCTTCGGACACCGAGAGGGCGATTTTAACCTATCCCTGTCCATGTCGATGGAAAAAGAGATATCCGTTCTCTTCGGCCCCAGCGGCTCGGGCAAGAGCATGACCTTAAGGATGTTGTGCGGCCTGATAAAGCCATCGAGCCTCGGTAAGCTCAAAATCGACGGCAGGTCTATTCAAGGATCGGACATCTGGACCAAGCCGAAAGACAGAAACATATCCATAGTATTTCAGGATCTAGCTCTGTTCCCCCACATGACCGTAGAGGAAAACGTCCTGTTCCCTCTGTGCAAAGAGGACACCTCCAAAGGTCGAAGGTGGATAAAAAGACTCGGCCTGGAGGAAAAGGCGAGGGAAATGCCTCACAGATTATCGGGGGGACAGAGACAGAGAACAGCCCTTGCCAGAGCCCTGGCATCGTCGCCGGACCTGCTCCTGCTGGACGAGCCCTTCAGCGCATTGGACACCCCTTTGAGGCGCTCGCTCCGTAGGGAGTTAAAGGAACTCCACAGAGAGACGGGAATACCTATGATCTACGTCACCCATCAGATGGAGGACGTCTGTTCCATGGGGGACAGGGTATTTCTCATGAGAGAGGGATCTATAGCCGGAGAGGTGGACCTCAGAAACCTCACCTCCGCCGACTCGGCGTCCTGGCATCACCTGGGCTGGGGAAACATGGTGGATGGCTCGATCCAAAAGGTACGGGGATCTACGGTCTTTGAGTGGCCGGGAGGATCGGTTATACTGCCTCCATCGGTGAAAGATGAAGGTCCCGCATCGGCCTTCGTGCCGTCGGATCGAATCTCCATCGTCTACCCCTATTTACCTCTCGATCCATCGTTTATAGGGAACACCATGGCAGGAACGGTGATCGAGCGGTACATCATGGGAAGGTCCTGTCACCTTCAGGTAGACGTCGAAGGCCACCTTTGGGAAGTGGAGTTTCCGTCCACTTCCTACGAAAAACTTGAGATAGAGGAAGGATCGGTTATAACCATGGCCATAAGGCCAAAGGATATATCGGTCATACCGAAGGATAGGAGGAAGATACTATGA
- a CDS encoding MOSC domain-containing protein — MAILRAVCVSDERCNVKVPLKSGRFLFGGLEGDAHFGFSEREVSLLREEDVKEAEREAGFEFPFGCLAENLTVAGLPEYIPLGSVLQIGTARLEVLEKGKSPGEPHSYDYRGWCLLPKVGFFLKVIREGYAAPGNEVLLEIA; from the coding sequence ATGGCTATTTTAAGGGCTGTATGTGTCAGCGATGAAAGGTGCAACGTCAAGGTGCCTCTGAAGTCGGGCCGATTTTTATTCGGCGGTTTAGAGGGAGATGCTCACTTTGGGTTTTCCGAGAGAGAGGTGAGCCTTCTCCGTGAGGAGGACGTCAAAGAGGCCGAGAGGGAGGCGGGGTTCGAGTTTCCCTTCGGATGCCTTGCGGAAAACCTCACGGTGGCCGGACTTCCCGAGTATATCCCTTTAGGATCGGTCCTACAGATAGGAACCGCAAGGCTGGAGGTTCTTGAGAAGGGGAAGAGCCCTGGAGAGCCCCATTCCTACGATTACAGAGGATGGTGTCTTCTTCCTAAGGTAGGGTTTTTTCTTAAAGTTATTCGGGAGGGATACGCCGCTCCAGGGAATGAGGTGCTCCTTGAGATAGCATAG
- the modA gene encoding molybdate ABC transporter substrate-binding protein, whose protein sequence is MRFKSLIVLIAVSFIALSGSSAKGEEVMAIAAGISPCVEEIMDLYKTKGGTSLSMVTGPCGALAKQAEAGAPYDLVMMSEPRWPNWMKGKGLLSDINTFAIGQLVLWSPKGDQPTVEGLKDHVIAIPDPEMTAYGMLAKNYLTSKGLWDSFISGKIVTAKSAPQAVMAVSGGAADWAFIPKSSALKAGGPFLSLEARMEQVGGLKPDASPSARAFWEFCRSKEANEIWLKWGFLLEDRR, encoded by the coding sequence TTGAGGTTTAAGTCGCTTATCGTTCTTATCGCCGTATCGTTCATAGCCCTGTCTGGATCATCGGCTAAAGGAGAAGAGGTCATGGCTATCGCAGCAGGTATATCTCCCTGCGTAGAGGAGATAATGGATCTCTACAAAACAAAGGGAGGAACCTCTCTGTCCATGGTCACAGGCCCCTGCGGAGCACTGGCAAAACAGGCGGAAGCCGGAGCTCCCTACGATCTGGTTATGATGTCCGAGCCAAGGTGGCCCAACTGGATGAAGGGGAAAGGGTTGCTTTCCGATATAAATACCTTTGCCATAGGACAACTTGTTCTGTGGAGCCCTAAAGGAGATCAGCCTACCGTGGAAGGGCTTAAAGATCACGTTATAGCCATACCGGACCCTGAGATGACAGCCTACGGAATGCTGGCCAAGAATTATCTCACATCTAAAGGCCTATGGGATTCGTTTATATCCGGGAAAATCGTGACCGCAAAATCGGCCCCTCAGGCTGTGATGGCCGTATCAGGAGGAGCGGCGGACTGGGCCTTTATCCCAAAGTCCTCGGCTCTAAAGGCAGGAGGACCTTTTCTCTCACTTGAAGCCAGGATGGAACAGGTAGGAGGACTAAAACCGGACGCCTCACCGAGCGCAAGAGCCTTCTGGGAGTTCTGTAGATCAAAAGAAGCAAATGAAATATGGCTAAAATGGGGGTTCCTCCTGGAGGACAGACGTTGA
- a CDS encoding M20 family metallopeptidase, with amino-acid sequence MEERFREKYTSYRMEIHRNPELSYHEERTASLVAHVLKDLAMEVRTGVGGHGVVGILKGKGPGRCIGLRADMDALSIQENTGLPWSSETDGVMHACGHDAHTSMLLGAAHVLSEMTDRFDGTIKFVFQPAEENSPTGGAPYMIKDGVLEDPKVDAMLGLHVWPTLKTGTIGLQTGAVSAASDRLGIVVHGKACHASMPDMGVDAVVVGSAVVMALQTILSRSVGASDRAVLTLGTVKGGDRYNIVADKVTYDGTVRTFDPTVRKTMERLIRRTAEGVAQSLGGMAEVNYSHGYPSAINDPEVTSIAQRAVVEILGEKGLLSDLPVHPGGEDFAFFAEKVPSAFAWLGCCPEEVGFEDMPPLHNEKFLPDERALPIGVRFMVAGALEMLKGEEM; translated from the coding sequence TTGGAGGAACGTTTCAGGGAAAAATATACATCTTACAGGATGGAGATCCACCGTAATCCTGAGTTGAGCTATCACGAGGAGAGGACCGCCTCTTTGGTAGCCCATGTCCTTAAAGATCTAGCCATGGAGGTCCGCACTGGGGTTGGAGGTCATGGCGTCGTAGGTATCCTCAAGGGGAAAGGCCCTGGAAGGTGCATCGGTCTGAGAGCCGATATGGATGCCCTGTCTATCCAGGAGAACACGGGCCTACCTTGGTCATCCGAGACCGATGGGGTAATGCACGCCTGCGGACACGATGCCCATACCTCCATGCTTTTAGGGGCGGCCCACGTTCTCTCCGAGATGACTGACCGCTTTGATGGAACGATCAAGTTCGTGTTTCAACCGGCGGAGGAGAACTCCCCTACCGGTGGGGCTCCTTACATGATAAAAGACGGAGTGCTCGAGGATCCTAAAGTAGACGCTATGCTGGGCCTTCACGTGTGGCCCACCCTGAAGACCGGGACCATCGGTCTACAGACAGGGGCGGTCTCGGCGGCCTCCGATCGGCTGGGCATAGTGGTTCACGGCAAGGCCTGTCACGCGTCTATGCCCGATATGGGTGTCGACGCCGTTGTGGTGGGATCAGCGGTGGTTATGGCCCTTCAGACAATACTGTCCCGGAGCGTTGGAGCTTCCGACAGGGCGGTGTTGACCTTAGGCACCGTAAAAGGCGGAGACCGGTACAACATAGTGGCCGATAAGGTCACTTACGACGGTACGGTTCGTACCTTCGATCCCACGGTGAGAAAGACTATGGAACGGCTCATAAGGCGAACCGCCGAAGGGGTCGCTCAGTCTCTAGGGGGTATGGCTGAGGTCAACTACAGTCACGGTTACCCATCGGCGATAAACGATCCAGAGGTGACGTCCATCGCCCAGAGGGCTGTGGTGGAGATCCTAGGGGAAAAAGGTCTCCTGTCAGATCTTCCCGTCCATCCTGGAGGAGAGGACTTCGCCTTCTTCGCCGAAAAGGTGCCCTCCGCTTTTGCCTGGCTGGGCTGTTGCCCGGAGGAGGTGGGTTTTGAGGATATGCCTCCTCTTCACAACGAAAAGTTTCTGCCTGACGAAAGGGCTCTGCCTATAGGGGTCCGTTTTATGGTCGCTGGAGCCTTGGAGATGTTAAAAGGGGAGGAGATGTAG
- a CDS encoding amidohydrolase: MDWSSDFRDLIKIRRELHAHPEAGWTEFWTTAYVASSLEDIGYSVSVGKDVIDESAIMGRPDDVDEHIKRALSQGADPLWIDKMGGYTGAMAVLDTCRPGPVVAFRFDIDCVETTEAEGEDHLPSREGFRSINPGCMHSCAHDGHTAMGIALARRVMSMKDRLCGVVKLLFQPAEEGVRGGYAMTQKGLLDDVDLFVAAHFGMGIPTGTVISGTRGFLCTTKLDVDFKGVGSHAGGEPHKGKNALLAAATAALNLHAIAPHSGGITRLNVGVLNAGEGRNVVPPRASMKIETRGETNEIASYVYDRAETVIRSSAEMYGVNWETKKVGEAVTSSSDAELMATVAELASEIEEVDKVGDIVDMGGSDDATWMMNKVQQRGGKATYVIIGSDIAAGHHNDYFDFDERSMLIGLKLLVGVVAEVVGVV; encoded by the coding sequence GTGGACTGGTCTTCCGATTTTAGGGATCTGATAAAAATCAGGCGGGAGCTTCATGCCCATCCTGAGGCGGGATGGACGGAGTTTTGGACTACCGCCTACGTCGCGTCCTCTCTGGAGGATATTGGCTATTCGGTTTCCGTGGGAAAGGACGTTATCGACGAATCGGCGATCATGGGTCGCCCTGACGACGTCGACGAGCATATCAAAAGGGCACTGAGCCAGGGAGCCGATCCCCTATGGATAGATAAAATGGGGGGCTATACCGGTGCTATGGCGGTTCTCGATACGTGCAGGCCTGGCCCGGTGGTCGCCTTTCGCTTCGATATAGACTGCGTCGAGACCACCGAGGCGGAAGGAGAGGACCACCTTCCCAGCAGAGAGGGATTCCGGTCCATAAACCCGGGCTGTATGCACTCTTGTGCTCACGATGGCCATACCGCCATGGGAATTGCTCTGGCTCGCCGTGTTATGTCCATGAAAGACCGACTCTGTGGCGTGGTTAAGCTCCTGTTCCAGCCGGCGGAGGAGGGGGTCCGGGGAGGATACGCCATGACCCAAAAGGGCCTTCTAGATGACGTTGACCTTTTCGTCGCCGCCCATTTTGGGATGGGAATTCCCACCGGCACCGTTATCTCCGGAACCAGAGGCTTTCTCTGTACCACAAAGCTGGACGTGGACTTTAAAGGGGTGGGATCCCACGCCGGTGGAGAGCCCCACAAGGGTAAAAACGCCTTGTTGGCCGCCGCTACCGCCGCTTTGAACCTTCACGCCATAGCTCCTCACAGTGGGGGCATTACCCGTCTAAACGTAGGGGTGTTAAACGCCGGAGAAGGGAGAAACGTCGTTCCCCCTAGGGCCTCTATGAAAATAGAGACCAGAGGGGAGACCAACGAAATAGCCAGCTACGTCTACGATAGGGCCGAAACGGTTATAAGGTCCTCCGCCGAGATGTATGGGGTCAATTGGGAGACTAAAAAGGTAGGGGAGGCTGTTACGTCAAGCAGCGATGCCGAGCTTATGGCGACGGTGGCTGAATTGGCGTCGGAGATAGAGGAGGTCGATAAAGTCGGGGATATCGTCGATATGGGAGGTAGCGACGACGCTACATGGATGATGAACAAGGTGCAACAGCGAGGTGGAAAGGCCACTTACGTCATAATCGGTTCGGATATAGCGGCAGGTCATCATAACGATTATTTTGATTTTGACGAACGTTCCATGCTGATAGGGCTTAAGCTACTCGTCGGTGTGGTGGCGGAAGTGGTCGGGGTTGTTTAA